The following is a genomic window from Listeria swaminathanii.
ACCGCCACCGATAATTACGACATTTTTGCCTTTAGCAGAAAGAGTTTGCACCCCGCCGTTGTCCAAATTGTCGCGCGTACTTTGTGTTAAATACGGCACAGCGAAGTGAATACCAGCCGCATCACGTCCAGCAAGCGGAATATCTCGTGCATTCCCAGCCCCAGTTGCAAGCACAATCGAATCATACTCTGTGCGTAGTTCTTCAAAAGTAATATCCGTACCAGCTGCAACGCCAGTCACAAATTCAACGCCTTCTTCTGCCATTAAGTTCACTCGGCGTGTCACTTGTTCTTTTTCTAGCTTCATCGTTGGAATACCATACATTAATAAACCGCCAACTCGATCACTTTTTTCAATGACTGTTACGCTATGACCCGCTTTATTTAGTTGATCGGCACAAGCAAGCCCCGCAGGACCAGAACCAATTACCGCAATACGTTTACCAGTACGTTTTTTAGGAGGTGCCGGTTTAATCCAGCCCTCTTCAAAACCGCGGTCGATAATCGCTTTTTCGATTGATTTAATGCCTACAGCGGGTTCAGAGATCGCCACTGTACAACCACCTTCACAAGGCGCTGGGCAAATTCGACCAGTAAACTCTGGAAAATTATTTGTTTTTAATAGTAGTTGCAAGGCTTCATACCAGTCACCCCGGTAAACGGCATCGTTCCACTCTGGAATTAAATTATGCAGTGGACAACCTGAGACACCATTTTTAATTTCCATTCCTACACTACAAAATGGTACGCCACAATCCATGCATCGTGCTGCCTGTAACGTTAAATCTGCTACCGGCATCGGTAAACTATATTCATTCCAGTCACGCGTCCGACTTTTCGGATCGCGCCCTGGAGAAGGGATTCGGTCATATTCCATAAATCCAGTTGCTTTTCCCATGGTTTCACTCCTCTCTATTTCGCCGCTCCGGCAACTAATTTTCCATCTTTATGTTCATAAAAAGCTTGTAATTCTGCTTCATCGTGTGTTTTTCCAGTTTGTTCTAGCGTAGTAATTCTCGTTAGCATCATTTCATATTCGTTTGGAATAACGAAAATAAAGTTCGCTTTCTCTGCTTCCCAGTCGCTAAGAATAGCTTTGGCAAACTCACTTCCGGTCAGGTTTGCGTGTTGTTCGATTAGCTGTTTCAATTTAGCTAGTTCTGACGCGCCGAGTGTAGAACGACTGTTAACAAGTTCATGATTGATTTTTTCAGTGGTTACTTTTTTATTTTTAGTATAAATGTAAGCAACCCCACCAGACATTCCGGCCGCGAAGTTCTCGCCAATTTCGCCAAGAATGACTACTGCGCCTCCTGTCATATATTCACAACCATTGTCGCCAATACCTTCAACAACCGCTGTCGCACCACTATTACGAACGGCAAATCTTGCCCCTGCTTTTCCGTGCATATAAGCATATCCACCAGTAGCACCGTAAAGCGTTACATTACCGACAATCGCGGAATCATGTGGTTTGATTGGTGTTTTTGCATCTGGACTAACAATTAATTTACCACCTGAAAGCCCTTTGCCAAAGTAGTCATTGGCATCACCATGAATTCGAAGTGTCATCCCAAGCGGCGTATAAGCACCAAAGCTTTGACCCGCCGAACCAACGAAATCAAGTGAAATCGTATCTTCTGGCAAACCTTCTGCGCCGTACTTTTTACTAATAAAGGATCCAGCAACCGTTCCAATCGCGCGGTCAATGTTTCTTACAGCGAAAGTTCCAGTTACTTTTTCACCGTTTTCAAGTGCTGGTTTAATTAACGGAACAATTTCTCGCATATCAAGTGTTTGGTCGATTTTGTGGTCTTGTTGTTTTGTGCAATATTGGACTTGATTTTTATAGAAATCATCACTGTAAAGCATATTCGAAAAGTCGATATATTTCGCTTTCCAATGGGACTCTTTTTTCTCGTGAGTTGTTAGTAGTTCTTTGTGTCCTATTACTTCTGTCAAACTTCTGAAGCCAAGTTCTGCCATCATTTCACGCATTTCCGCAACGATAAAATGGAAGAAGTTTACAACGTAGTCCGCAGAGCCATTGAATTTTTTGCGAAGTTCTGGATTTTGTGTTGCTACACCAACTGGACACGTATCTAAATGGCAAACGCGCATCATGACGCAACCAAGTGTTACAAGTGGCGCTGTGGCAAATCCGAATTCTTCTGCCCCTAGCATTGCGGCAACTAAGACATCTTTACCTGTCATTAATTTACCATCTGTTTCAACAACAACTTTGTTTCTTAAGCCGTTTAAAAGTAATGTTTGGTGCGTTTCTGCTAAGCCGATTTCCCACGGTACACCCGCGTGACGGATACTCGTTCTCGCAGCAGCACCGGTTCCACCTTCATAACCACTTACCAAGATAACGTCGGCATTCCCTTTTGCAACCCCGGCTGCAATCGTACCAATACCAGTTTTCGAAACTAACTTCACGTTGACGCGCGCATTTTGGTTAGCATTTTTCAAATCGAAAATCAGTTGCGATAAATCTTCAATCGAATAAATATCATGGTGTGGCGGTGGTGAAATCAGGCCGACACCTGTTGTTGAACCACGAGTTTTCGAAATCCACGGATACACTTTATTCCCTGGTAAATGGCCGCCTTCACCCGGTTTTGCACCTTGAGCCATTTTGATTTGTAGCTCTTCTGCGTTAACCAAATAATGACTTGTTACGCCAAAACGACCGGAAGCGATTTGTTTGATTGCACTTCTACGCCAGTCGCCATTTTCGTCTGGAGTAAAGCGGTTCGGGTTTTCGCCACCTTCTCCACTATTACTTTTTCCGCCGATACGGTTCATCGCGATAGCAAGCGCCTCATGAGCTTCTTGGCTAATCGAACCATAAGACATCGCGCCCGACTTAAATCGTTTAAAAATCGCTTCTGCTGGCTCTACTTCATCTAGTGGAATCGGTTTACGATCGCTAGTAAATGTTAACAGCCCTCTTAAAAAGGCATTATTTTGATTTTGCATTAAATCTGAATATAAATTATAGGTTTCGCGATTATTTTCTCGCGTTGCTTGTTGCAAGGAATGAATCGCTAGTGGATTATACACGTGGTATTCGCCGTTTGAGCGCCACTGATATTCTCCTCCTGTATTAAGCGTGAAACTTTGGTAGCCAATATCATGATAGGCTTCGCGGTGACGCAACCAAGCTTCTTGGGCAATCACTTCAAGCGGAATACCGCCAATTTGTGAAGCTGTCCCTGGGAAATAGTTTTTAATCACATCATCGCCAATACCGATTGCTTCAAAAATCTGCGCCCCACGGTAACTTTGGACAGTAGATATTCCCATTTTCGACATGATTTTCAAAATGCCGTCTGTAATTGCTTCAATATAACGACTTTCTGCCTCATCAAGCGTAAACCCTTTAATACGGCCTTCTTTGATTAAGCCATCAAACGTATCAATTGCTAAACTTGGGAATACTGCATCCGCCCCGTAGCCAATTAATAGCGCACATTGATGGACATCTCTCGCTTCTGCCGTTTTAACAATAATGCTCACTTGTGTACGTGTTCCCGCTTTAACTAAATGATGATGCAAGCCACTTACAGCTAACAGCGAAGGAATTCCAATCCAATCCGCATCTACGCCGTCATCAGATAAAACAAGCAATTCCGCCCCACTAGCGATTTTTTGCTCAGCTTCGATAAACAAAGCCTCTAAACGTGCTTCTAAACCATCACGCTCTTCCGCTTTAAATAAAATCGATAACCTTTCTGTTGGTTTGGCGAATTTCGTTTGCTGCTCAAGCGCCACAAATTCTTTTCGTGATAAAATTGGCGTTTTCAAGCGAATTCGGTTTGCATTTTTCGCCGTAGGATTTAAAATATTGCCTTCATCGCCTAGTAATGTCATCGCAGAAGTGACCGTTTCCTCACGAATACCATCAATCGGCGGGTTCGTTACTTGGGCAAAAAGTTGTTTAAAATAATTAAATAATACTTGTGGACGTTGGCTTAAAACGGCAAGTGGCGCGTCATAACCCATTGCACCCATTGGATCTTTTTTCTCCGTTACCATCGGAATCAAAATTTTATTTAATTCATCTTGCGTGTAACCAAATGCACGTTGTTTTTTAAAGCGTTCTGATTTATCCATTGCTTCGTAATCTAACTCTGCTGTCGCTAAGTCAGCAATCTCCGTCATTTCCGCATTCAGCCATTCACGGTATGGTTTTTCGGTTGTTAGTTCTTCCTTTAATTCAGAATCCGTCACAATGCGACCTTCTTCTAAATCGATTAACAACATTGTTCCCGCACCAACCGTCTCTTTGCGAATAACCTCACTCGGATCCACTGGCACAACACCTGTTTCCGAAGAATAAATGATTGTATGATCTTTCGTTTCATAATAACGCGCCGGACGTAAGCCGTTTCTATCCAAAATTGTCCCGATAACCCGACCATTCGTAAATGAAATCGAAGTCGGTCCATCCCAAGGTTCCATTAGCGTACTATGATATTCGTAAAAAGCGCGTTTCGGATCAGTCATGTGCGGATTTTTGTCCCAAGGTTCTGGAATAAGCATCATCGCCGCATGAGGTAATGAACGCCCTGCTTGCACTAAAAATTCTAACGCATTATCTAAAGTTGCCGAGTCACTACCGCTTTCATCAATAATTGGCAGTAATTTTGCTAAATCGTCACCAAGTAAACCAGATTCCGCTCTTTTTTCCCGAGCTTTCATCCAGTTGACATTGCCTCGTTGCGTATTAATTTCACCATTATGAATTAAATAACGGTACGGATGCGCCCGCTCCCAACTCGGAAAAGTATTCGTTGAAAAGCGTGAATGCACTAGCGCAAAAGCCGATACATACGCTGGATCTGCTAAGTCTAAATAATATTGATTAATTTGTTCTGGTAATAGCATTCCTTTAAAAATAACCGTTCTCGTTGATAAACTTGGAACGTAGAAAGTTTCTGTAATTTGTTCAGAAGTCGCAGCAAATTTTTCGATTTGCTTTCTAATTAAATATAGTGCTCGCTCAAATCCCGCTTCATCTAGCTCAGCGTTTTTTTGAATGAATAATTGATAAATCGCTGGTTCTGTTTTTCTTGCACCGGCACCAACCTTTGTTACATCAGTTGGTAATTTACGCCAACCAAGGAACGTTTGCCCTTCGCTAGCAATCAGTTTTTCCGTTTCCGCCATTAAGCATTCGCGTTCTGTGTTACTTTGCGGGAAATTAAACATCCCCACCGCATAATGATATTTTTCAGGTAAATTAATTCCTAATTTGCTACATTCACGTCGGAAGAAAGAGTCAGAAATTTCAAGTAAAATACCAGCGCCATCGCCCGTATCCCCGCCAACTTCTCCGCCACGGTGTTTTAATTGGCAAAGCATATGAATACCTTGCTCGACAATTTTATGAGAAGAAATCTTTTTAATATTTGCTACGAAGCCAATTCCACAAGCATCGTGCTCATTTTCTGGATTGTATAGGCCATGTTTTTTTGGTAAATTAGTTTGTTTCATCCTAGTTCCTCCTCTTCAAAAACCGAATCCTTCAAGGTCTCTCTGATAATTATTTAAATTAACTGATAATTAACCAGCGATTCAGCTTACCTTACATTTCTTGTAGTATCTATTTTATTCCTTTTCATTTATCGAAACAATATATATAATAGAATAAAACAATCTCATTTCGAGAACAATCGGAGGTAAGAAATGGAACTACGACAATTAAAGTATTTTATGGAAGTAGCCCGCGTTGAGCATATGACCAAAGCTAGTGAGAATTTGCATGTAGCCCAATCTGCCGTTAGTAGACAGATAACGAAACTTGAAGAAGAACTTGGCGTGCATTTATTTGATCGTGTTGGCAGAAATATGCAGCTCACAAGTGTCGGGCAAGAATTTCTAAAGCAATCCGCCATCGCTTTAAATGAACTACAAAAAGCCGAAGCGCTCGTAACCGAATACACCGATCCCGCAAAAGGAACCGTCCGCGTTGGCTTACCTAACTCACTTTCCACCAAGGTTTTGCCATCTGTCATTTCTACTTTTCGCGAAAAATATCCACAAATCACTTATAAATTTATGGAAGGAACAAATGAGGAACTTACCGAAATGCTACTAAACGGCGCGCTTGATATGACTTTCTTATCACCCGTTCCCGAATCTAGCGACCAAATCGAAGCCATTCGTTTCTTTGATGAAAAATTGAAATTAATCGTTCCCGAGAATCATCCGCTTGCTGAAAACTTTAATGTTTCCCTGAAAGAACTTGCTTCTGAAAAATTCGTTCTTTATCCGGAAGACTTTGATTTATATAAAATCGTGACAAAAGCTGCCAATAAAAAAGGTTTCACGCCGCAAATTGCTTTTCAAAGTAGAGATTTTTATACGATCCAAGGGTTAGTTGGGGCTGGACTTGGCATTAGCATTTTGCCGGAAATGATTTTAGATGGTGCGATTTTTAAAGAAACAAAAAGTATTGCCTTACGCGACAAAGAGCTGCGCCGTTCAGTCGGGATTATTACAACAAAAAAACGGAACCTATCCCCTTCCGAGAATTTGTTCCGTTCGTTTATTATTTCGTTCTTTTCTAATTAAACGTGTTCAGAAAAAGCTGCTGGATAATGAATCGTTCCTGCCAAATTTTCCAAGCTTCCATCATATAGTTCAAGCAACATAAAGTATTCAGCTGGTACATCAAATGGTGCTGGAATCGCAAACTGCTCAGAAGGAATAAAGCCAAATCGCGGATAATAATCAGCATGTCCAAGCACAGCAATAGCCGGATATGCTTTTTCGCGTGATAACCGGATGCCTTCTTCCATCAGTCTAGATCCAACTCGAGTTCCTTGATATTCCGGTAAAACAGCCAGCGGAGCAAGTGCTAAAATAAACCTGCTTCGCCCAGCTGCCACAAGCGAAATTTCACTAAACATAATATAGCCAACAACACGTCCATCCTCGGCTTCCGCTACAAGCGATAACCCCGGCTGATAATAATCAGATGTCCGAATACTTTCAATTAAGTCTGCTTCCACAGTGCCTTTAAAAGCTTCCTCATTTACACGACGAATCGCCTGATAATCTTGTGGTTGTTCTTTCCGAATAATCATTTTTACTTAGTCACTCGTTTCATTGCCATACTATCTTCCAATTGTTTCATTGCGTTTAACACGACATCAGCCGTGATTTCGCCTGGCATCATATGGATTGTTTCATGCGGCTCAGTGGCGCGCTTAGAAACAGCAACAAGCGTTTCATCAGCAAGTGTCGCAAGCCCCATATCGTATAAACTGGTTGGAAGTCCTAGTTTGGAATAAAACGGCAATAGTTGTTCGATTTCATCCCATCTATTTTCAATCACTAGTTGAACTAAAATTCCGTACGCCACTTTATTACCATGTAACAAGTGATGTGTTTCAGGAACCATCGTTAGCGCGTCATGAATCGAATGCGCACCAGCACAACGACCATAATCATCACCAAAACCGCCAACCATTCCGCCAACTAAAATATTTGTTTCAATAATTTTAACGAATGCTTCATTTAGCTCTTGTTTGTCCATGGCAACGAGTGCCTCTTCACTAAATCGTAGCAAGTTATCACGACACATTTTCGCAGCAATGTGGGCAATTTCGATTTCGACGGACTTGCTCGGTAAGGAGTTAATAATTACATCGGCTTCGTACCATTTCGCTAACGTATCACCAATTCCCGCAACAAGCAATTCTTTTGGTGAATCTAAAATCATTTCTGGGTCAATTAATAATAACGCATTACTGCTAGCGAACACATCATAGCGAATCATTGCGCCTGCCTCGTCGTACAT
Proteins encoded in this region:
- a CDS encoding glutamate synthase subunit beta is translated as MGKATGFMEYDRIPSPGRDPKSRTRDWNEYSLPMPVADLTLQAARCMDCGVPFCSVGMEIKNGVSGCPLHNLIPEWNDAVYRGDWYEALQLLLKTNNFPEFTGRICPAPCEGGCTVAISEPAVGIKSIEKAIIDRGFEEGWIKPAPPKKRTGKRIAVIGSGPAGLACADQLNKAGHSVTVIEKSDRVGGLLMYGIPTMKLEKEQVTRRVNLMAEEGVEFVTGVAAGTDITFEELRTEYDSIVLATGAGNARDIPLAGRDAAGIHFAVPYLTQSTRDNLDNGGVQTLSAKGKNVVIIGGGDTGADCVATALRQGAKSIYQFGIQDKLPELREGENPWPQYPRVFKMDYAHEEAEAVYGRDPREYLINTTSFEKDAAGNLVGLHTVEVVEDKAARTYTPVEGSEKYFDVDMVLIAIGFAGTTEDIFTNFGVGKTDRHTIDAAKGFYRTSEEGVFACGDARHGQSLVVTAIAEGREAAREVDFYLMGETFLP
- the gltB gene encoding glutamate synthase large subunit, giving the protein MKQTNLPKKHGLYNPENEHDACGIGFVANIKKISSHKIVEQGIHMLCQLKHRGGEVGGDTGDGAGILLEISDSFFRRECSKLGINLPEKYHYAVGMFNFPQSNTERECLMAETEKLIASEGQTFLGWRKLPTDVTKVGAGARKTEPAIYQLFIQKNAELDEAGFERALYLIRKQIEKFAATSEQITETFYVPSLSTRTVIFKGMLLPEQINQYYLDLADPAYVSAFALVHSRFSTNTFPSWERAHPYRYLIHNGEINTQRGNVNWMKAREKRAESGLLGDDLAKLLPIIDESGSDSATLDNALEFLVQAGRSLPHAAMMLIPEPWDKNPHMTDPKRAFYEYHSTLMEPWDGPTSISFTNGRVIGTILDRNGLRPARYYETKDHTIIYSSETGVVPVDPSEVIRKETVGAGTMLLIDLEEGRIVTDSELKEELTTEKPYREWLNAEMTEIADLATAELDYEAMDKSERFKKQRAFGYTQDELNKILIPMVTEKKDPMGAMGYDAPLAVLSQRPQVLFNYFKQLFAQVTNPPIDGIREETVTSAMTLLGDEGNILNPTAKNANRIRLKTPILSRKEFVALEQQTKFAKPTERLSILFKAEERDGLEARLEALFIEAEQKIASGAELLVLSDDGVDADWIGIPSLLAVSGLHHHLVKAGTRTQVSIIVKTAEARDVHQCALLIGYGADAVFPSLAIDTFDGLIKEGRIKGFTLDEAESRYIEAITDGILKIMSKMGISTVQSYRGAQIFEAIGIGDDVIKNYFPGTASQIGGIPLEVIAQEAWLRHREAYHDIGYQSFTLNTGGEYQWRSNGEYHVYNPLAIHSLQQATRENNRETYNLYSDLMQNQNNAFLRGLLTFTSDRKPIPLDEVEPAEAIFKRFKSGAMSYGSISQEAHEALAIAMNRIGGKSNSGEGGENPNRFTPDENGDWRRSAIKQIASGRFGVTSHYLVNAEELQIKMAQGAKPGEGGHLPGNKVYPWISKTRGSTTGVGLISPPPHHDIYSIEDLSQLIFDLKNANQNARVNVKLVSKTGIGTIAAGVAKGNADVILVSGYEGGTGAAARTSIRHAGVPWEIGLAETHQTLLLNGLRNKVVVETDGKLMTGKDVLVAAMLGAEEFGFATAPLVTLGCVMMRVCHLDTCPVGVATQNPELRKKFNGSADYVVNFFHFIVAEMREMMAELGFRSLTEVIGHKELLTTHEKKESHWKAKYIDFSNMLYSDDFYKNQVQYCTKQQDHKIDQTLDMREIVPLIKPALENGEKVTGTFAVRNIDRAIGTVAGSFISKKYGAEGLPEDTISLDFVGSAGQSFGAYTPLGMTLRIHGDANDYFGKGLSGGKLIVSPDAKTPIKPHDSAIVGNVTLYGATGGYAYMHGKAGARFAVRNSGATAVVEGIGDNGCEYMTGGAVVILGEIGENFAAGMSGGVAYIYTKNKKVTTEKINHELVNSRSTLGASELAKLKQLIEQHANLTGSEFAKAILSDWEAEKANFIFVIPNEYEMMLTRITTLEQTGKTHDEAELQAFYEHKDGKLVAGAAK
- a CDS encoding LysR family transcriptional regulator; translation: MELRQLKYFMEVARVEHMTKASENLHVAQSAVSRQITKLEEELGVHLFDRVGRNMQLTSVGQEFLKQSAIALNELQKAEALVTEYTDPAKGTVRVGLPNSLSTKVLPSVISTFREKYPQITYKFMEGTNEELTEMLLNGALDMTFLSPVPESSDQIEAIRFFDEKLKLIVPENHPLAENFNVSLKELASEKFVLYPEDFDLYKIVTKAANKKGFTPQIAFQSRDFYTIQGLVGAGLGISILPEMILDGAIFKETKSIALRDKELRRSVGIITTKKRNLSPSENLFRSFIISFFSN
- a CDS encoding GNAT family N-acetyltransferase; protein product: MIIRKEQPQDYQAIRRVNEEAFKGTVEADLIESIRTSDYYQPGLSLVAEAEDGRVVGYIMFSEISLVAAGRSRFILALAPLAVLPEYQGTRVGSRLMEEGIRLSREKAYPAIAVLGHADYYPRFGFIPSEQFAIPAPFDVPAEYFMLLELYDGSLENLAGTIHYPAAFSEHV
- a CDS encoding iron-containing alcohol dehydrogenase family protein, whose translation is MLNKELIVRGAPQEYFCQVGAWDTLPTHLERRGLKNVLVVRGNASWEVAKNKFPVLSTVTSTFEVYNGGSTYAERDRLVAIMEMNKMDAIIAVGGGKIADVCKAAAAVLRLPVIILPTLASTCAAYTPLSVMYDEAGAMIRYDVFASSNALLLIDPEMILDSPKELLVAGIGDTLAKWYEADVIINSLPSKSVEIEIAHIAAKMCRDNLLRFSEEALVAMDKQELNEAFVKIIETNILVGGMVGGFGDDYGRCAGAHSIHDALTMVPETHHLLHGNKVAYGILVQLVIENRWDEIEQLLPFYSKLGLPTSLYDMGLATLADETLVAVSKRATEPHETIHMMPGEITADVVLNAMKQLEDSMAMKRVTK